The Chryseobacterium nakagawai genome has a segment encoding these proteins:
- a CDS encoding peptidoglycan DD-metalloendopeptidase family protein, with protein sequence MSKQGIYKISGNTKPKVGEQVTYKIDEWYPATPLEKRNPALVTWHLFKKVNGKFVPTNIKKVGISSFTFNTNAYKDTFRIEAYLHNPEERVPMALEIQPQPSDVPRINKVELKYIDDTPGTVFSFMEKLVAEAKCTNLEAQYLQFSLWEDDAINSGHTNSNLLIESKKEKVKNGIARAEFMLTKALMRKAMQGETDPQQLEFYVTVEYYSHRKHTTNNVNVNTPGELHPSSGQPQPQPQPQPQQPQQPQPLPQQPQPEPDPQSAHGTAHNTQPPTPAAPGGTSPTTVNPTNVEDLIDAYFAKKEYIKKTGEEDGTHTYTFGGSKSSNKTSTADEKNKVAQTILNKIKESLKVSKKYTTLEIITAALTAEAYGKDTANQKTVTFKTFKLGVDFKKVDTAPLDEKLYLVARTMLLDGQQVTISIKEKDGIIKGSPDALLPVLEITEAQMEQKTPAGQAVPGTEKTAFTGIVKNNIVQIPIHLRPKSEEELKQWQDNINKGKEDGTYTYTFGGPTNITNETQKASTAKIILENAQKGNAKNTKIENGKTSSEEEIKKVLVIKNYQAGETITFKLLKKVPEFLYLHVKTQGQRQHDKKFLNKVGAYFEIGGGKCSCNRDLTVSEFKEILKHLRESEGLEINNIWNPQNPGGASPSDTSIASTLDKLNKVMKKYEINSCIRRVYFIAECYHETDRFRSTKEYTSSHTAGYDPYRGRGIIQLTHKEAYERYSFYRNQNSLLTNPDEVATNLDLAFDSAGWYFKQGKLLSVGDSWSPNSTDRQRYNLNNRSYPKSNYDTKFTTPNGSIVKRYGSIDLNLVADNDDIVVISYLINGGNKGLEERKKYVTGLKKIPVFICDKNKTQPSSGDWHDPVDNPMSTNLYQNGNFDNTSKIWGLFGDDIRREVSRKHTGLDFFAERGKPIYACVDGTVYNRRWHSGYGNTITIKVKDPQAFMERKRTDYTRKTTREMEKGASWSDSGDIFLFYAHLHSVKDFTFGQEVRCGQQLGTTGRSGVTGGTCAPHLHFEIFCRYSMGVGTSYRINPAYFVNYKFYDEQSESERNAQTNEKNKGKINEVNGAAKLNETNLN encoded by the coding sequence ATGTCAAAACAAGGAATTTATAAAATCTCGGGAAATACAAAACCAAAAGTTGGAGAACAGGTTACCTATAAAATTGATGAATGGTACCCTGCTACCCCATTAGAAAAAAGAAACCCGGCACTCGTTACCTGGCATTTATTCAAAAAGGTAAATGGAAAATTTGTTCCTACCAATATCAAGAAAGTGGGAATAAGTAGTTTTACTTTTAATACAAATGCTTACAAAGATACCTTCAGAATTGAAGCCTATCTTCATAATCCAGAAGAAAGAGTTCCCATGGCTTTAGAAATACAGCCCCAGCCAAGCGATGTTCCAAGAATCAATAAAGTTGAATTAAAATATATAGACGATACTCCGGGCACAGTGTTCAGTTTCATGGAAAAACTGGTTGCAGAAGCCAAATGTACAAATTTGGAAGCCCAATATCTGCAGTTCAGTCTTTGGGAAGATGATGCCATCAATTCAGGTCACACCAATAGTAACCTACTCATAGAAAGCAAAAAAGAAAAGGTAAAAAACGGAATTGCGAGAGCAGAGTTCATGCTGACAAAAGCTCTGATGAGAAAAGCTATGCAGGGAGAAACCGACCCTCAACAATTGGAATTTTATGTAACTGTAGAATATTATTCACATAGAAAGCATACCACCAATAATGTAAATGTAAATACTCCTGGGGAATTGCATCCTTCATCAGGGCAACCACAACCACAACCACAACCACAACCACAACAGCCACAGCAACCTCAACCGCTGCCTCAGCAGCCACAACCTGAACCAGATCCACAATCAGCTCATGGGACTGCTCATAATACCCAGCCGCCAACCCCTGCAGCGCCTGGAGGAACCTCTCCTACTACAGTTAACCCTACAAATGTTGAAGATCTTATCGATGCTTATTTTGCAAAAAAAGAATATATCAAGAAGACGGGTGAGGAAGATGGTACCCATACTTATACTTTTGGAGGAAGTAAGAGTTCCAATAAAACATCTACAGCAGATGAAAAAAATAAAGTAGCTCAAACTATTCTTAACAAAATAAAAGAAAGTCTGAAGGTCTCAAAGAAATATACTACACTCGAAATAATTACTGCCGCATTAACTGCTGAAGCTTACGGAAAAGATACCGCAAACCAAAAAACCGTTACCTTTAAAACTTTCAAACTGGGGGTAGACTTTAAAAAAGTAGATACTGCTCCACTTGACGAAAAATTATATCTGGTAGCCAGAACCATGCTTCTGGATGGACAACAGGTGACTATTTCCATCAAAGAAAAAGATGGGATCATTAAAGGATCTCCGGATGCTTTACTGCCTGTTCTGGAAATTACAGAAGCACAAATGGAACAGAAAACTCCTGCAGGACAAGCAGTTCCGGGAACTGAAAAAACAGCTTTCACAGGAATAGTAAAAAACAATATTGTCCAAATCCCGATCCATCTCCGCCCAAAATCAGAAGAAGAGCTGAAACAGTGGCAAGATAATATAAACAAAGGAAAAGAAGACGGAACTTACACTTATACATTTGGAGGTCCTACCAACATCACTAATGAAACACAAAAGGCTTCTACTGCTAAAATCATTCTCGAAAATGCTCAGAAAGGTAATGCTAAAAACACTAAAATAGAAAACGGTAAAACTTCCAGCGAAGAAGAAATAAAAAAAGTTTTAGTCATAAAAAATTATCAGGCCGGAGAAACCATTACCTTTAAACTTCTGAAAAAAGTACCGGAATTCTTATACCTTCACGTCAAAACTCAGGGCCAGAGGCAACATGATAAAAAGTTTCTGAATAAGGTTGGTGCGTATTTTGAGATCGGCGGAGGAAAATGCTCTTGTAATAGGGATCTTACAGTAAGCGAATTTAAAGAGATTTTAAAACACTTAAGAGAATCTGAAGGGTTAGAAATTAATAATATTTGGAACCCACAGAATCCAGGTGGTGCCAGCCCTAGTGATACCTCAATAGCTTCTACACTAGACAAGCTAAATAAAGTGATGAAAAAATATGAAATAAACTCCTGTATAAGAAGGGTATATTTTATTGCTGAATGTTATCATGAAACGGATAGATTCCGATCAACCAAAGAATACACCAGTTCACATACCGCTGGTTATGATCCGTATAGAGGAAGAGGTATCATTCAATTGACTCATAAAGAAGCTTATGAAAGATATTCTTTTTACAGAAATCAAAATAGCTTATTAACAAACCCTGATGAAGTAGCAACAAATTTAGATTTAGCATTTGATAGCGCAGGATGGTATTTTAAACAAGGAAAACTTTTATCAGTTGGTGATTCTTGGAGCCCTAACAGCACGGATCGACAGAGATATAACTTAAATAATCGCTCTTATCCTAAATCAAATTATGATACCAAGTTTACCACACCGAATGGCTCAATTGTCAAAAGATATGGAAGTATTGATTTAAATTTGGTAGCAGATAATGATGACATTGTTGTAATTTCATATTTGATAAATGGAGGAAACAAAGGACTTGAAGAAAGGAAAAAATATGTAACAGGACTGAAAAAAATACCCGTTTTTATCTGTGATAAAAATAAGACACAACCTTCCTCAGGAGATTGGCATGACCCAGTAGATAATCCTATGAGTACAAATTTATACCAAAATGGTAACTTTGATAACACTTCAAAAATATGGGGATTGTTTGGTGATGATATCAGGAGAGAGGTTTCTAGAAAACATACAGGACTCGATTTCTTTGCTGAAAGAGGAAAACCAATCTATGCTTGTGTTGATGGAACCGTTTATAATAGACGTTGGCATTCTGGATATGGAAATACAATTACGATAAAAGTAAAAGATCCTCAAGCTTTTATGGAAAGAAAAAGGACAGATTACACACGTAAAACAACTAGAGAAATGGAAAAGGGTGCAAGTTGGTCAGATTCTGGTGATATATTTTTATTTTATGCACATTTGCACTCTGTAAAAGACTTTACATTTGGACAAGAAGTAAGATGTGGCCAGCAATTAGGAACAACAGGAAGATCAGGTGTGACAGGGGGCACATGTGCACCGCATTTACATTTTGAAATATTTTGTAGGTATTCAATGGGGGTAGGTACAAGCTATAGAATAAATCCTGCGTATTTTGTCAATTATAAATTTTATGATGAACAGTCTGAAAGTGAAAGAAATGCACAGACCAATGAGAAAAATAAAGGCAAAATTAACGAAGTTAATGGGGCTGCTAAATTAAATGAAACGAATTTAAACTAA
- a CDS encoding DUF4280 domain-containing protein has protein sequence MSNSPSPHDGKHFVIQKGKAQCNQGDQFPQFKVTTHQKHYWNNEEGQADFLAVTEQDLQFTPQGPSFGKCKLKPIPGGYLPCVYAPAGIWQKTYEKVKVMGNSCVTEISELMCSTGGKITIMEHGQTASMSKQNVKKADPQEQHNINPFVNFKEFQKETEDDEVDAY, from the coding sequence ATGTCTAATTCACCATCACCACATGACGGAAAACACTTTGTCATTCAGAAAGGAAAAGCACAATGCAATCAGGGAGATCAATTCCCGCAGTTTAAAGTAACTACCCACCAGAAACATTATTGGAATAATGAAGAGGGACAGGCTGATTTTTTGGCTGTTACCGAGCAAGATCTTCAATTTACACCTCAGGGACCTAGTTTTGGGAAATGCAAATTGAAACCCATACCGGGAGGATATCTTCCCTGCGTTTATGCTCCTGCAGGAATATGGCAGAAGACCTATGAAAAAGTAAAAGTGATGGGTAATAGCTGTGTCACAGAAATATCAGAATTGATGTGTTCAACAGGTGGGAAAATTACCATCATGGAGCATGGCCAAACCGCGTCAATGAGCAAACAGAATGTAAAAAAAGCTGATCCACAGGAGCAACATAACATCAATCCTTTTGTGAATTTTAAAGAATTTCAGAAGGAAACAGAAGATGATGAAGTGGATGCTTATTAA
- a CDS encoding NADH-quinone oxidoreductase subunit N: protein MSVLIIVFLTAVIALFSGVFEQGKFARYIGIFGLIIALYVSFMPECSFFDHYKHMYEYSANAALFTKLSIVTTLLLFFLGGFAFSNHRSHQSELYALMLFALVGGIVLFGYQNLVTMFLGVEILSIPLYVMAGANKTDLRSNEASIKYFLMGAFATGFLLFGIAFIYGSAGSFDLYKIHDFGVANTGNVMFILGVLLILCALAFKVALAPFHMWSPDVYAGSPSLITAFMASVVKISGFFALFRLMTIGFAGVTHEWINVLGVFLIITLLLANVMGLAQTNAKRMLAYSSVSHAGYIGLAFFGMTSLSTYNLAFYLFAYSLSTVGVFMCLIWVEKLKRETSFGAFKGLAKTEPLLATAAAISMLSMAGVPLTAGFMGKFALFSQAMNGAAFLVLVAVLGSALSIAYYLRLIIAMFFFKESTFKSSEKVTLTYNIVAVFIIAAIIILGIFPDLFAKVFGL from the coding sequence ATGAGTGTTTTAATTATTGTTTTCCTAACGGCAGTTATTGCGTTATTTTCGGGAGTTTTCGAACAGGGAAAATTCGCAAGATACATTGGGATTTTCGGTTTAATCATCGCATTGTATGTAAGCTTTATGCCTGAATGTTCATTCTTCGACCATTACAAGCATATGTATGAATACAGTGCCAATGCTGCATTATTCACTAAATTATCCATTGTAACAACCTTATTGTTATTCTTCTTGGGAGGCTTTGCGTTCAGCAATCACAGAAGCCACCAATCAGAATTATATGCATTGATGTTATTTGCATTAGTTGGAGGAATCGTTCTTTTTGGATACCAGAACCTGGTAACCATGTTCTTAGGTGTTGAAATTCTTTCTATTCCATTATATGTAATGGCTGGTGCTAACAAAACTGATCTGAGATCAAATGAAGCTTCAATCAAGTATTTCCTAATGGGTGCATTCGCGACAGGTTTCCTACTTTTCGGAATCGCGTTCATTTACGGAAGTGCTGGAAGTTTTGATTTATATAAAATCCATGATTTTGGAGTAGCTAATACAGGGAATGTGATGTTTATCTTAGGAGTATTATTAATCCTTTGTGCATTGGCATTTAAAGTAGCATTAGCTCCTTTCCACATGTGGAGTCCTGATGTCTATGCGGGATCACCGTCATTGATTACAGCTTTCATGGCAAGTGTGGTAAAAATTTCAGGATTCTTCGCATTGTTCAGATTGATGACAATTGGTTTCGCTGGAGTTACTCATGAATGGATCAATGTTTTGGGAGTATTCTTAATCATTACTTTATTGTTGGCAAACGTTATGGGTCTTGCTCAAACGAATGCAAAAAGAATGTTGGCTTATTCTTCAGTTTCCCACGCAGGATATATAGGATTGGCATTTTTCGGAATGACAAGCCTCTCTACTTATAACTTAGCGTTCTATTTGTTCGCTTACTCATTATCTACAGTAGGAGTTTTCATGTGTCTGATCTGGGTAGAGAAATTAAAAAGAGAAACTTCTTTCGGAGCATTTAAAGGATTGGCAAAAACAGAACCTTTATTGGCAACAGCAGCAGCAATCTCTATGCTTTCAATGGCAGGAGTTCCGCTAACAGCTGGTTTCATGGGGAAATTTGCTTTATTCTCCCAGGCAATGAACGGTGCCGCTTTCTTAGTATTAGTAGCAGTATTAGGTTCTGCCCTATCAATCGCTTACTATTTAAGACTGATCATCGCCATGTTCTTCTTTAAAGAATCAACATTCAAATCATCAGAAAAAGTAACACTTACTTACAATATTGTTGCTGTATTTATAATTGCAGCAATTATTATCCTGGGGATCTTCCCGGATCTGTTTGCAAAAGTGTTCGGATTATAA
- a CDS encoding complex I subunit 4 family protein, whose translation MSCLLLTLLLLPLVGSGLVFAWKSNSSKYLALGIALVQMLLTFYILSDFDFTPTVDSVLQHEINYPWSQFMKSSLHFGIDGMSMLLLLLTNILAPIIILSSFNESVNYRNTFYGLILLMQFGLVGVFTSLDGLLFYIFWEVTLIPIWFIAGLWGQENKRFEFTTKFFVYTFVGSLFMLAGLIYVYNHSASFALTDLYNAQLNETQQTVVFWFIFFAFAVKLPVFPFHTWQPDTYTYSPTQGSMLLSGIMLKMAVYGVMRYLLPITPLPIAGISGQIVIILAIVGIVHGALIAIIQTDMKRIIAYSSFSHVGLMVAGIFASAVVTLRGTFNVEGAEGALVQTFAHGINVVGLFYCCDILYKRFKSRDIRQMGGLAKVAPKFAVLFLIIILGSMGVPLTNGFIGEFILLKAVYDFNGTAAVIAGLTIILCAVYLLRFYGKAMFGEGNAEVLSTAKDLSGVEFSVLASLAVFVILLGIFPQPVIDMVSSSVKFIYTAMAN comes from the coding sequence ATGTCTTGTTTATTATTAACATTATTACTATTACCTCTAGTAGGTTCGGGATTAGTTTTTGCGTGGAAGAGTAATTCCAGCAAATATTTGGCACTGGGAATTGCATTGGTTCAAATGCTTCTTACGTTTTATATACTTTCGGATTTTGATTTTACTCCGACAGTAGACAGCGTATTGCAGCATGAGATCAATTATCCATGGTCACAATTTATGAAGAGTTCTCTTCACTTCGGTATCGACGGGATGAGTATGCTTCTTTTGTTGTTAACCAACATTCTGGCGCCAATCATTATTTTATCATCTTTCAATGAAAGTGTAAACTACAGAAATACATTCTACGGATTGATTCTGTTAATGCAATTTGGTCTTGTAGGAGTGTTTACTTCTTTAGACGGATTATTGTTCTACATTTTCTGGGAAGTAACTTTGATTCCAATTTGGTTTATTGCCGGACTTTGGGGACAAGAGAATAAAAGGTTTGAATTCACTACGAAATTCTTCGTATATACATTCGTTGGATCTTTATTTATGTTAGCCGGTTTGATCTATGTGTACAACCACTCTGCATCATTCGCTTTAACAGATCTATACAATGCGCAACTGAATGAAACACAACAGACAGTGGTATTCTGGTTCATTTTCTTTGCTTTTGCAGTGAAGCTACCAGTATTTCCTTTCCATACCTGGCAGCCTGATACCTATACCTACTCTCCTACTCAAGGATCGATGTTGCTATCCGGTATCATGCTTAAGATGGCAGTGTATGGTGTAATGCGTTATTTACTTCCAATCACTCCACTTCCGATTGCCGGAATTTCAGGACAGATTGTAATCATCCTTGCGATCGTGGGAATTGTTCACGGAGCATTGATTGCCATCATCCAGACGGATATGAAGAGAATCATCGCTTATTCATCTTTCTCTCACGTAGGATTGATGGTAGCTGGTATCTTCGCTTCAGCGGTAGTTACTTTAAGAGGAACTTTCAATGTTGAAGGTGCTGAAGGAGCATTGGTACAAACTTTCGCTCACGGTATCAACGTAGTAGGATTATTCTACTGTTGTGATATTTTATACAAAAGATTTAAATCAAGAGACATCAGACAAATGGGTGGTTTAGCTAAAGTAGCACCTAAATTTGCAGTATTGTTCCTGATTATTATATTAGGTTCAATGGGAGTTCCATTGACAAATGGATTTATTGGAGAATTTATTTTGTTAAAAGCAGTGTATGATTTCAACGGAACAGCAGCTGTAATTGCTGGTCTTACGATAATTCTTTGTGCGGTGTACTTATTGAGATTCTACGGAAAAGCAATGTTTGGAGAAGGAAATGCAGAAGTGCTAAGCACAGCAAAAGATTTATCTGGTGTAGAATTCTCTGTATTGGCAAGCTTAGCGGTTTTTGTGATCTTACTTGGTATTTTTCCACAACCGGTAATCGATATGGTGAGTAGTTCAGTGAAGTTTATCTACACAGCGATGGCTAACTAA
- the nuoL gene encoding NADH-quinone oxidoreductase subunit L, translating to MENLVYAIVLLPLLGFLINGLFGKNLPKIVVGSLATAMVFGSFCIAVSLFMNFNSESQPVIVKAFEWFRVNGIQINFGFQIDQLSLMMVMIITGIGSLIHLYSIGYMSHDKGFYKFFTYLNLFIFSMLLLVMGSNYLILFIGWEGVGLCSYLLIGFWYTNEEYGKAARKAFIMNRIGDLALLIGIFMIAAQTNAVDYLSVAENASKFELDGTVIIFITASLFIGATGKSAQVPLYTWLPDAMAGPTPVSALIHAATMVTAGIYLVVRSNFLFTLAPTVQGGILLIGFLTAALAGFYALRQNDIKKVLAYSTVSQLGFMFIALGLGAYTTAMFHVMTHAFFKALLFLGAGSVIHAMSNEQDMRFMGGLKKYIPLTHATFLIGTLAISGFPLLSGMISKDEILVAAFAKNPMYWVILFVLAAMTATYMFRLYYLTFHGEFRGTEEQKHHLHESPSNMTLPLIVLAILSVIGGFINLPHFIGHGHYAKLMEWLKPVLTEQSYSQMEATLSGVPFNTEMILLAATILMFFSVWFIVRNTYVKKKKMAVAEENYTGWEKLSAKKLYVDELYNALIVKTVEGLGRGGKMFDKGILDRFVNFVGDGAEDSGKAMKRVQNGNVETYILIMSLAVGIILIVNFLLQ from the coding sequence ATGGAGAATTTAGTATATGCAATAGTACTTTTACCACTTTTAGGGTTTCTTATAAACGGTTTATTTGGAAAAAATCTTCCAAAAATAGTGGTGGGTTCTTTGGCAACTGCGATGGTTTTCGGATCATTCTGTATTGCTGTAAGTCTTTTCATGAATTTCAATTCTGAAAGCCAGCCTGTAATCGTAAAAGCTTTTGAATGGTTTAGAGTTAATGGTATTCAAATCAATTTTGGATTCCAAATCGATCAGCTATCTTTAATGATGGTTATGATCATCACAGGTATCGGTTCACTGATCCACTTGTACTCTATCGGATATATGAGTCATGATAAAGGATTTTATAAGTTTTTTACTTACCTGAATCTTTTCATTTTCTCAATGTTACTTTTAGTAATGGGAAGCAACTACCTTATCTTATTCATCGGATGGGAAGGTGTAGGTCTTTGTTCTTACCTGTTGATCGGATTCTGGTACACCAACGAGGAATACGGTAAAGCAGCAAGAAAAGCTTTCATCATGAACAGAATTGGTGACCTTGCGTTATTGATCGGTATATTTATGATTGCTGCTCAGACCAACGCTGTAGATTACCTTTCAGTAGCTGAAAATGCTTCAAAATTTGAATTAGACGGAACAGTGATCATCTTTATCACAGCGAGTTTATTCATCGGTGCTACCGGTAAATCTGCTCAGGTTCCATTATATACATGGTTACCGGACGCAATGGCGGGACCAACTCCTGTTTCTGCATTAATTCACGCAGCAACAATGGTAACAGCGGGTATCTATTTAGTAGTAAGATCAAACTTCTTATTTACTTTAGCGCCAACGGTACAAGGAGGAATTTTATTAATCGGATTCTTAACTGCAGCTTTAGCGGGATTCTATGCGCTACGTCAGAACGACATCAAAAAAGTATTAGCATATTCTACCGTTTCACAACTTGGATTCATGTTCATCGCTTTAGGTCTTGGTGCTTATACAACAGCAATGTTCCACGTAATGACGCACGCTTTCTTTAAAGCTTTGTTATTCTTAGGTGCAGGTTCTGTAATCCACGCGATGAGCAACGAGCAGGATATGCGTTTCATGGGAGGTCTTAAAAAATATATTCCTCTTACACACGCTACATTCCTGATCGGAACATTAGCCATCTCAGGTTTCCCTTTATTATCAGGGATGATCTCTAAAGACGAAATTCTAGTAGCAGCTTTCGCTAAAAATCCAATGTATTGGGTAATCTTATTTGTTTTAGCGGCAATGACTGCAACCTATATGTTCAGACTGTATTACTTGACATTCCACGGAGAATTCAGAGGTACTGAAGAGCAAAAACATCACTTACATGAAAGCCCATCTAATATGACATTACCATTGATCGTATTGGCTATCCTTTCTGTAATTGGAGGTTTCATCAACCTGCCACACTTCATCGGCCACGGACACTATGCTAAACTGATGGAATGGTTGAAGCCTGTTCTTACGGAACAAAGCTACAGCCAGATGGAAGCTACTCTTTCAGGAGTACCTTTCAATACTGAAATGATCTTATTAGCAGCAACAATCCTGATGTTCTTCTCTGTATGGTTCATCGTTAGAAATACTTACGTGAAAAAGAAAAAGATGGCTGTTGCAGAAGAAAACTATACCGGATGGGAAAAGCTTTCTGCTAAGAAATTATACGTTGACGAACTTTACAACGCATTGATTGTAAAAACTGTTGAAGGATTAGGACGCGGAGGAAAGATGTTTGATAAGGGTATCTTAGACCGTTTTGTAAACTTTGTAGGTGATGGTGCTGAAGACAGCGGAAAAGCTATGAAGCGTGTTCAGAACGGAAATGTAGAGACGTATATTCTTATCATGTCTTTAGCTGTGGGAATTATATTAATTGTTAACTTTTTATTACAATAA
- the nuoK gene encoding NADH-quinone oxidoreductase subunit NuoK yields the protein MGEVNTFIQSIPLNYFIILCSVLFCLGVMGVLLRKNAIVILGCVELMLNSVNLLLAAFSAYKGNGDGQLLVFFIMVVAAAEVAVGLAIIAMLYRNTRSVDVSIFNKLRG from the coding sequence ATGGGAGAAGTAAATACATTTATACAAAGCATCCCTTTGAACTACTTCATTATCCTTTGTTCAGTATTATTCTGCTTAGGAGTGATGGGCGTATTGCTTAGAAAAAATGCTATTGTGATTCTAGGCTGTGTAGAGCTTATGCTTAATTCTGTAAACCTTTTATTGGCTGCTTTTTCAGCATACAAAGGGAATGGAGATGGACAGCTTTTAGTGTTCTTCATTATGGTGGTTGCTGCTGCTGAAGTAGCAGTAGGTCTGGCAATTATTGCTATGCTGTATAGAAATACCCGTTCTGTGGATGTTAGTATATTTAATAAATTAAGAGGATAA
- a CDS encoding NADH-quinone oxidoreductase subunit J family protein, giving the protein MDQFLFFLVAFLAVSSAVYFVFAKNPLYAILSLIVTMFSIAGMYILLNAQFLAIIQIIVYAGAIMVLFLYILMMLNLNKADESKKGNTLKFIGVFTAGLLLVGVLGVFRGVQQNHIVVENVDRSVGLTKNLGRLLFNEYVLPFELASILILAGIVGAVLIGKKDL; this is encoded by the coding sequence ATGGATCAGTTTTTATTTTTCTTGGTGGCGTTTTTAGCAGTGTCAAGTGCGGTATATTTCGTGTTTGCAAAAAATCCTTTATATGCTATTTTGTCATTAATTGTTACGATGTTTTCAATCGCCGGAATGTACATTCTTCTGAATGCTCAATTCTTAGCAATTATCCAGATTATAGTGTACGCAGGTGCCATCATGGTACTTTTCCTTTACATTCTAATGATGCTTAATCTTAATAAGGCAGACGAAAGTAAGAAGGGTAATACTTTAAAATTTATTGGAGTTTTTACTGCAGGTCTTCTTTTAGTAGGAGTTTTAGGGGTATTCAGAGGAGTTCAGCAAAACCATATTGTTGTGGAGAATGTAGACAGAAGTGTTGGTCTTACTAAAAATCTGGGTAGACTTTTGTTTAATGAATATGTTTTACCGTTTGAACTTGCTTCTATCCTGATTTTAGCAGGTATTGTAGGTGCGGTATTAATCGGTAAAAAAGATTTATAA
- a CDS encoding NuoI/complex I 23 kDa subunit family protein, with protein MKLTNRSKVVSNKEMTLAEKIYLPAIFTGMGITFKHAVRTVIKGAPAVYSYPEVQKPRTTIWRGQHVLKRDEEGRERCTACGLCAVACPAEAITMTASERTKEEKGLYREEKYASVYEINMLRCIFCGMCEEACPKSAIYLTDRLVDVETNRGSFIYGKDKLVEKINERIDITTRQSEKQKNAVK; from the coding sequence ATGAAACTTACAAACAGATCAAAAGTTGTTTCCAATAAAGAAATGACCCTTGCTGAAAAAATCTACCTGCCTGCGATCTTTACAGGGATGGGGATTACATTTAAGCATGCTGTAAGAACCGTGATAAAGGGTGCTCCCGCAGTATATTCGTATCCGGAAGTACAGAAGCCAAGAACGACTATCTGGAGAGGTCAGCACGTTTTGAAAAGAGACGAGGAAGGCAGAGAAAGATGTACAGCTTGTGGACTTTGTGCGGTAGCTTGTCCTGCAGAAGCTATTACAATGACTGCTTCTGAAAGAACTAAAGAGGAAAAAGGGCTTTACAGAGAAGAAAAATACGCTTCAGTATATGAAATCAATATGCTAAGATGTATTTTCTGTGGTATGTGTGAAGAAGCTTGCCCTAAATCTGCAATTTATCTTACGGATAGATTGGTAGACGTAGAAACCAACAGAGGTTCTTTCATCTATGGAAAAGATAAATTAGTTGAAAAAATAAATGAAAGGATTGACATTACGACAAGACAATCCGAGAAACAAAAAAATGCGGTAAAATAA